In the genome of Polaribacter atrinae, one region contains:
- a CDS encoding tryptophan 2,3-dioxygenase family protein gives MNRDEILKAIEEKYDKLGVPVDSMLEGLLWSTPITYWDYIQTDALLGLQTPRTTQPDEMVFIMYHQVNELLFKMILWEIDQVAKTIEVTADKFSLHLGRISRYFDMLCSSFNVMADGMEKEQYLKFRNTLTPASGFQSAQYRKIEFASTELINLIDVRFRDDIDRNSSFKNAYNHLYWQAAGKNYTTGQKSTLLNLFEQKYMGDFIDFMEDYNDINLSLKFKQLPKEVQENKALIKAMRHYDYTVNVKWVMAHYNAAAKYIGGKEKDLEATGGSSWRKYMHPKYQRRIFYPYLWSEEELKNWGTF, from the coding sequence ATGAACAGAGACGAAATTTTAAAAGCAATAGAAGAAAAGTATGATAAATTAGGAGTTCCTGTAGATTCTATGTTAGAGGGCTTGTTATGGAGTACACCAATTACCTATTGGGATTATATTCAAACAGATGCACTTTTAGGTTTGCAAACACCAAGAACCACACAGCCAGATGAGATGGTTTTTATCATGTATCATCAAGTAAATGAGTTGTTATTTAAAATGATTTTGTGGGAAATTGATCAGGTTGCAAAAACAATTGAAGTTACGGCAGATAAATTTTCTTTGCATTTAGGTAGAATTAGCCGTTATTTTGATATGTTGTGTAGTTCTTTTAATGTCATGGCAGATGGAATGGAGAAAGAACAGTATTTAAAATTCAGAAACACTTTAACGCCTGCAAGTGGATTTCAAAGTGCACAATACCGTAAAATAGAATTTGCATCCACAGAATTAATTAATTTAATAGATGTACGTTTTAGAGATGATATCGATAGAAATTCTTCATTTAAAAATGCCTACAACCATTTGTATTGGCAAGCTGCAGGTAAAAATTATACAACCGGACAAAAATCTACCTTATTAAACCTTTTTGAACAAAAATATATGGGCGATTTTATCGATTTTATGGAAGATTATAATGATATTAATTTGTCTTTAAAATTTAAACAGTTACCCAAAGAAGTCCAAGAAAATAAAGCCTTAATTAAAGCCATGCGTCATTATGATTATACGGTAAATGTAAAATGGGTAATGGCACATTATAATGCAGCAGCAAAATATATTGGTGGCAAAGAGAAAGATTTAGAGGCAACAGGTGGTAGTAGTTGGCGTAAGTATATGCACCCAAAATACCAACGAAGAATTTTTTATCCGTATTTATGGAGTGAAGAAGAATTGAAAAATTGGGGAACATTTTAA
- a CDS encoding DUF3108 domain-containing protein, whose product MRKFTLLFFAFLFLTTANSQENLDAFKSGELLRYKMSYSGFLRAGTAVLEVNEKELHGKTVYYTKGTGWTSGMIKWFFEVDDVYESYFDKDSVKPYLFKRKIDEGGYKKHRITSFNYNTNKAYVQDFTVQKDTSVAFSKVQDILSSFYYLRNKDVTGMKVGEEIAIDMFLDSQIYPFKLRFLGTETLKTKFGKVNTLIFRPLVQSGRVFKAQESVTLWITADANKIPIKIKADLAVGSLRAELESYKGLANPFIKN is encoded by the coding sequence ATGAGAAAATTTACCCTATTATTTTTTGCCTTTCTTTTTTTGACAACGGCTAATAGTCAAGAAAATTTAGATGCTTTTAAAAGCGGAGAGCTGTTGCGTTATAAAATGAGTTACAGTGGTTTTTTAAGAGCTGGAACTGCAGTTTTAGAAGTTAATGAAAAAGAACTTCATGGTAAAACTGTTTATTATACCAAAGGAACTGGTTGGACTTCTGGCATGATCAAATGGTTTTTTGAAGTAGATGATGTCTATGAATCTTATTTTGATAAAGATTCTGTGAAACCCTATCTTTTTAAAAGAAAAATTGATGAAGGCGGTTATAAAAAGCATCGAATTACTTCTTTTAATTACAATACTAATAAAGCCTATGTTCAGGATTTTACCGTTCAAAAAGATACTTCAGTAGCATTTTCTAAAGTACAAGACATACTTTCATCTTTTTACTATTTAAGAAATAAAGATGTTACAGGTATGAAAGTGGGAGAGGAAATTGCTATCGATATGTTTTTAGATTCTCAAATTTATCCTTTTAAATTACGTTTTTTAGGAACAGAAACTTTAAAAACTAAATTCGGAAAAGTAAATACTTTAATTTTTAGACCTTTGGTGCAGTCGGGTAGAGTTTTTAAAGCACAAGAAAGTGTTACCCTTTGGATAACTGCAGATGCAAATAAAATACCAATTAAAATAAAAGCAGATTTGGCTGTTGGCTCTTTAAGGGCTGAATTAGAGTCTTATAAGGGGTTGGCAAACCCTTTCATTAAAAATTAA
- a CDS encoding M23 family metallopeptidase, producing MRKIILLLVLITSISSCKKEVEKTVTPPKKIKPKPVFKYGYNTDDYTLIQDTIRSGESFGEILDRHHVGYPKINEISTSIREEFDVRRLRAGKPYLILSSKDTLEEAKVFIYKNSVINATVIDFKDSIIKTHVYEQPIKTVERIVEGVIYSNLSNTMDSLHLSPSLTYAVADIYAWTLDFYKLQKGDSFKLVFEEKFIKDSLFAGYGNIKSAVFSHNGTSLLAFRYVSDSKLGIPEYYDENGNMLRSQFLKSPIKFQYRISSRYNLRRRIAYYGNKIKPHKGTDFAAKIGTPILATASGTVVESTRRGGNGKFVKIQHNSTYSTQYLHMRNQNVKKGQYVKQGDVIGYVGMTGNTGGPHVCYRFWKHGKQVDPFKEKLPSAEPLKKTLLPEYLEFIKPLKYQLENKILPVKEPEVIERIAQN from the coding sequence TTGAGAAAAATAATCCTCCTTTTAGTCTTAATTACCTCTATATCATCTTGTAAGAAAGAAGTTGAGAAAACCGTTACACCTCCTAAGAAAATAAAACCTAAACCCGTTTTTAAATATGGGTATAATACGGATGATTATACATTAATTCAAGACACTATTAGAAGTGGAGAAAGTTTTGGAGAAATTTTAGATAGACACCATGTAGGGTATCCTAAAATTAACGAAATATCTACCTCAATAAGAGAAGAGTTTGATGTTAGAAGATTAAGAGCAGGGAAACCTTACTTAATTTTATCTAGTAAAGATACTTTAGAAGAAGCTAAGGTTTTTATTTATAAAAATAGTGTAATAAATGCTACAGTAATTGATTTTAAAGATTCAATAATTAAAACGCATGTTTATGAGCAGCCTATAAAAACTGTAGAGAGAATTGTAGAAGGAGTAATTTATTCTAACCTGTCTAATACAATGGATAGTCTGCATTTATCACCAAGTTTAACGTATGCTGTTGCAGATATTTATGCTTGGACTTTAGATTTTTATAAACTTCAAAAAGGAGATTCATTCAAACTTGTTTTTGAAGAGAAATTTATTAAAGATTCTCTTTTTGCTGGATATGGAAATATTAAATCGGCTGTTTTTAGCCATAATGGAACAAGTTTACTAGCTTTTAGATATGTGTCTGACTCTAAATTAGGGATTCCTGAATATTATGATGAGAATGGAAATATGTTGCGTAGTCAGTTTTTAAAATCCCCTATAAAATTTCAATATAGAATATCATCAAGATATAATTTAAGAAGACGAATTGCCTATTATGGTAATAAAATTAAACCACATAAAGGTACCGATTTTGCAGCAAAAATAGGAACACCAATTTTAGCAACAGCAAGTGGAACTGTTGTAGAATCTACAAGAAGAGGTGGTAATGGTAAGTTTGTTAAAATTCAGCACAATAGTACATATTCAACCCAATATTTACATATGAGAAATCAGAATGTAAAGAAAGGTCAGTATGTAAAACAAGGAGACGTTATTGGTTATGTGGGTATGACAGGAAATACTGGTGGACCGCATGTTTGCTATCGTTTTTGGAAACATGGTAAACAAGTGGATCCATTTAAAGAAAAATTACCTTCTGCAGAGCCTTTAAAGAAAACTTTATTACCTGAATATTTAGAGTTCATTAAACCGCTTAAATATCAATTAGAAAATAAAATTCTTCCGGTTAAAGAACCAGAAGTTATAGAAAGAATAGCACAAAATTAA
- the pgi gene encoding glucose-6-phosphate isomerase, whose protein sequence is MALKNINPTTTNAWKALTNHFNDIKDISIKELDKETNRKEDFSLKFDDLLVDFSKNRVTQETINLLVELAKEVDLKDAIDKQYAGEVINVTEGREVLHTALRSTSDEPILVEGKNIKPQIQAALRKIKSFSNKVISGKWKGYTGKSITDIVNIGIGGSDLGPDMVVESLKFYKNQLTTHFVSNVDGDHVSEVMKTLNPETTLFVIVSKTFTTQETITNAETLKNWFLKSATIFDIPKHFVAVSTNLEAVDNFGIDKSNVFPMWNWVGGRFSLWSGVGLSISLSVGYDNYKQLLEGAEEMDLHYKNEDFDKNIPVILALLSVWYNNFYGAETEAVLPYSQYLAKLPAYLQQAIMESNGKGVDRSGEKVSYQTGTIVWGSTGTNMQHAFMQLVHQGTKLIPADFIGCKESLYGLTDHHKKLMSNYYGQMDALAFGKTKEEVHLELKFSGDEDKIAKLLPFKVFEGNRPSNAILFDKLTPRSLGKLIAMYEHKIFTQGILWNIYSYDQFGVELGKEMAKKLLNNS, encoded by the coding sequence ATGGCTTTAAAAAACATCAATCCAACTACAACAAATGCTTGGAAAGCATTAACAAATCATTTTAATGATATTAAAGATATCAGTATAAAAGAATTAGATAAAGAAACAAATAGAAAAGAAGATTTTTCTTTAAAATTTGATGATTTATTAGTAGATTTTTCTAAAAATAGAGTCACCCAAGAAACGATTAACCTATTAGTAGAGTTAGCAAAAGAGGTAGATCTAAAAGATGCAATTGATAAGCAATATGCAGGTGAAGTAATTAATGTTACAGAAGGAAGAGAAGTTTTACATACGGCATTAAGAAGTACTTCTGATGAACCTATTTTAGTAGAAGGAAAAAATATTAAACCACAAATACAAGCAGCTTTAAGAAAAATAAAAAGTTTTTCTAACAAAGTTATTTCTGGTAAATGGAAAGGGTATACAGGTAAATCTATTACAGATATTGTTAATATAGGTATCGGAGGGTCTGATTTAGGACCAGATATGGTTGTAGAATCTTTAAAGTTTTATAAAAACCAATTAACAACACATTTTGTTTCTAATGTAGATGGAGATCATGTTTCTGAAGTTATGAAAACTTTAAATCCAGAAACTACTTTATTTGTAATTGTTTCTAAAACATTTACAACCCAAGAAACGATTACAAATGCAGAAACACTTAAAAACTGGTTTTTAAAATCGGCAACTATTTTTGATATCCCAAAACATTTCGTAGCGGTTTCTACAAATTTAGAAGCAGTAGATAATTTTGGAATTGATAAGAGTAACGTTTTTCCGATGTGGAATTGGGTTGGTGGTCGTTTTTCACTTTGGTCTGGAGTTGGTTTGTCTATTAGTTTATCTGTAGGATATGATAATTATAAGCAACTTTTAGAAGGAGCAGAAGAAATGGATCTTCATTATAAAAATGAGGATTTCGATAAAAATATTCCAGTAATTTTAGCATTGTTAAGTGTTTGGTATAATAATTTTTATGGTGCAGAAACAGAAGCAGTTTTACCATATTCTCAGTATTTAGCAAAACTTCCTGCGTATTTGCAACAAGCTATTATGGAAAGTAATGGTAAAGGTGTAGATAGAAGTGGTGAAAAAGTAAGTTACCAAACAGGTACGATTGTTTGGGGAAGTACAGGTACAAATATGCAGCATGCTTTTATGCAATTAGTGCACCAAGGAACTAAATTAATTCCTGCAGATTTTATTGGTTGCAAAGAATCTTTATACGGTTTAACAGATCATCATAAAAAATTAATGTCTAATTACTACGGACAAATGGATGCATTAGCTTTTGGTAAAACAAAAGAAGAAGTGCATTTAGAATTAAAGTTTTCTGGTGATGAAGATAAAATTGCAAAATTATTACCTTTTAAAGTTTTTGAAGGAAACAGACCAAGTAACGCAATTCTTTTCGATAAATTAACACCTCGTTCTTTAGGGAAACTGATAGCAATGTATGAACATAAAATTTTTACTCAAGGAATTTTATGGAATATCTATAGTTATGACCAATTTGGTGTAGAATTAGGGAAAGAAATGGCTAAGAAATTATTGAATAATTCTTAA